In one Methylobacterium sp. SyP6R genomic region, the following are encoded:
- a CDS encoding TauD/TfdA family dioxygenase yields the protein MMRLDEREKSFVAQKELFISRVLAEIGVSSLEEIPDQTKIETRALLPVVIRDYKNLRSEEAEQLSHGYWGNYGVAPFLILNPPSMGTTPHPLLELAEQLKSHIPLKYPVEHPMEGHQEAIKRFGSPDGTLKIYNLDGKDGLNSYKEIAETTENFESHNDGLGYAGAVEAFCLYADSAPLAGGYTYFQNIVRLSLALAKSDPEAFEALFLPDAISALRPRGKGAIKVEAPVLFLNEFGAPQCFLRVSSGEYLITWRDNYEPLVRASAFINYLARPFAPASSFLNLNRPGSGCFARNGWLVHGRTSFINGDQSNDCRVLARKWFMTSERHANYKHVPGMHILAEFAEIYPERFGPEMVVGDWNYDPKSGINIRHA from the coding sequence ATGATGCGGCTCGACGAACGTGAAAAGTCTTTCGTGGCTCAGAAGGAACTATTTATATCTCGAGTATTGGCCGAGATCGGAGTTTCGTCGCTGGAAGAAATTCCAGACCAAACGAAAATCGAAACCCGGGCACTTTTACCAGTAGTAATTCGAGATTATAAAAATCTCAGATCAGAAGAAGCTGAGCAGTTATCGCATGGCTATTGGGGGAATTACGGCGTAGCGCCTTTTCTGATTCTCAACCCGCCTTCGATGGGAACAACACCGCATCCGCTGCTGGAACTAGCAGAGCAGCTCAAATCCCATATTCCCCTTAAATACCCTGTTGAGCATCCTATGGAGGGACATCAAGAGGCCATTAAACGATTTGGATCTCCGGATGGAACGTTGAAGATATACAATCTGGACGGCAAAGATGGGTTAAATAGTTATAAAGAGATCGCGGAAACAACAGAAAACTTTGAATCCCATAATGACGGATTGGGTTACGCAGGAGCGGTTGAAGCTTTTTGTTTGTATGCCGATTCAGCCCCCCTTGCTGGTGGATATACTTACTTTCAGAATATCGTAAGGCTGTCGCTCGCATTGGCCAAATCTGACCCAGAAGCCTTCGAGGCTTTATTCCTACCTGACGCTATATCCGCCCTGCGACCGCGAGGAAAAGGCGCGATCAAAGTTGAGGCTCCAGTTCTGTTTTTGAATGAATTCGGTGCACCTCAGTGCTTTCTTAGGGTATCATCAGGCGAATACCTAATAACCTGGAGAGACAATTATGAGCCCTTAGTGCGAGCATCGGCGTTTATTAATTACCTTGCACGCCCGTTCGCACCTGCATCATCCTTCCTGAATTTAAACCGGCCTGGCAGTGGGTGCTTTGCGAGAAATGGATGGTTGGTTCATGGAAGAACATCTTTCATAAACGGAGATCAATCTAATGATTGCAGAGTGCTAGCTCGCAAATGGTTCATGACGAGCGAGCGGCATGCTAATTACAAGCACGTGCCAGGAATGCATATCTTGGCTGAGTTTGCCGAAATTTATCCTGAGCGATTTGGTCCAGAGATGGTGGTGGGCGATTGGAATTATGATCCGAAATCAGGCATTAATATCCGGCACGCTTGA